From the Lathyrus oleraceus cultivar Zhongwan6 chromosome 4, CAAS_Psat_ZW6_1.0, whole genome shotgun sequence genome, one window contains:
- the LOC127136438 gene encoding uncharacterized protein LOC127136438, producing MDLIKYIFKKHAVTGRIARWKMLLTMYDIQYVTQKAIKGSFLSDYLAHLPIEGYQPLRFDFLDEDIMFIRDFTMPGFEAGPEPGSRWTLVFDGASNARGHGIGVVITSPTGFHLPFTARLCFDCTNNMAEYEACIYGLEAAIDLRITILEVYGDSALVISQVKGDWETRDSKLIPYKEHIRKPVPYFDEISFRHISREENQLADAIAMLASMFKVKWKNEAPSIHIDHLDKPAHCLAIEADPNDKPWFYDIKTFMEKQQYPERISVTDKKALRRLFSKFFLNGDVLYKRNYDSVLLKCMDRHDASTIIKSIHEGCEGVHAKGPAMAKKILRAGYYWTKMESLKLPTAIDSSWSPSITSRNGLKLLRMPTSLDK from the exons atggatctgataAAGTATATCTTTAAAAAGCATGCTGTTACTGGTAGAATTGCTCGGTGGAAAATGTTGTTGACCATGTATGATATTCAGTATGTAAcccagaaagcaataaaggggagttTTCTGTCTGACTATCTTGCTCACCTACCTATCGAAGGTTATCAACCGTTGAGGTTTGACTTTCTAGACGAAGACATTATGTTTATCAGAGACTTCACTATGCCAGGCTTCGAAGCAGGCCCCGAACCAGGATCGCGATGGACACTCGTGTTTGACGGTGCTTCCAATGCTCGAGGCCATGGCATAGGTGTTGTTATCACTTCACCAACCGGTTTCCACCTTCCATTTACCGCTAGATTATGTTTTgactgcaccaacaatatggcagaatatgaagcatgtatctacGGGTTGGAGGCGGCCATCGACTTAAGGATCACGATCCTTGAAGTGTACGgtgattcagctctggtaatAAGTCAAGTAAAAGGTGATTGGGAGACTCGGGATAGCAAGTTGATACCTTACAAGGAGCATATCAGAAAACCGGTACCCTACTTTGATGAAATCTCTTTTCGTCATATTTCTAGGGAAGAAAATCAGTTAGCAGATGCTATAGCCATGTTGgcatctatgttcaaagtcaaatggaagaatgaagcgCCATCCATCCATATTGACCACTTAGATAAACCGGCACATTGTCTAGCAATCGAGGCAGATCCTAATGATAAGCCCTGGTTCTACGACATAAAGACATTTATGGAAAAACAACAATATCCCGAGCGTATATCCGTTACCGATAAGAAGGCTTTGAGAAGGCTCTTTTCCAAGTTCTTTCTAAATGGCGATGTGCTATACAAACGAAATTATGACTCTGTACTGCTcaaatgcatggatagacacgacGCTAGTACGATCATAAAATCCATACATGAAGGCTGCGAGGGTGTACATGCAAAAGGTCctgctatggctaagaagatcCTTCGGGCTGGGTATTACTGGACAAAAATGGAG agcctaaagcttccaacgGCCATCGATTCATCCTGGTCGCCATCGattacttcacgaaatgggttgAAGCTACTTCGTATGCCAACATCACTCGACAAGTAG